The window TTGAACCGCGGCGAGGCCAGCCACATCCGCCGTTCGCGCCGCGTCGTCACGTCGAGCTGCATGGCGCAAAAAGAAGGGCCGCGGGAACACGAAATTTACGAAGAGCTCGTCCGCCATCACGTCGAGGCCTGCGTCAGGATCGAGACGCGTGAGCGCCTTGCCGGCTATCTCCTCATCGGGCCGCGTGAAACCCAGCAGCCGTACAGCAAAGAGGACCTCACGTTTTTTCAGATCCTGGCCAACGACATCGGTATCGAAATCGAAAAGGAAGAATACCTTCATCATGCCCGCCACGATCCCATCACCGGACTGTATAACCGCGCCACGCTGCAGGAAACGTTGGGGGCCATTTTCGAAAAAGAACGGCACAACGACTTCGCCGCGGCCATGATCGACATCGACCATTTTAAGTCGGTCAATGACCGGTACGGCCATCTTGCCGGCGACCAGGTCATTCGCTGCGTGGCGGATTTCATCCGCTCCGGCATCCGCAAAACAGACACGGCCTTCCGCTACGGCGGCGAAGAGTTTCTGGTCTTATTCAAGAAGAACGCGAGAAATCCTGACCGCATCATCTCGGATGATGAATTTCAAAACGACATCATCCTCGCAGCCGACCGGCTTCGGCAAAAAGTGAACGCCCGCCCCGTGACGTGCCTTCAATACGAAATCCCCCTCACCATAAGCATTGGATTGACATTTCTGACTCCCCAAACCCGCAGCACTGCGTCCCTGATTGCCGAAGCCGATCGCGCCCTTTATCAGGCCAAGAACGGCGGGAGAAACCGCGTGGTCGTATTCGCGGAAAGCGAGAGCCGGCAGCTTATTTCGAGAAGATCCCTTTGAGGCCGCGGGAATTGAGCGACGCGATGTCGGCCAGCGCGCGCGGCACGGAAAAGCCGCCGGGAAGGGCAATGTATTTCGGACGCCACTGCGGCCCGAACTTTTCTTTGTAATCGCGAAGGCCTTCGAAGTTGTAGAAATATTCGCCGCGCGAGAAAATGAAAGCGCCCAGCTTGTTCCACAACGGTGCGAACTCGCGGTTCTCGAGCCCCGCAAGAGGCGCCATGCCCACGTTGAACCACTGATAGCCCTGCTCTTTTCCCCAGAGGAAAAGATTCAGGAAAAGATAATCCATGGATCCGGCCGGCGCGAGATCCGGGTCATAGCGCATCAAGTCCACGGACAGTTCGCTTTTCTCCGCGCCCAGCATGACATTGGCAAACGCCACGGGCTTGCCTCCATACCGCATGACTGCCATGGGAAAATGACGCAGATACGACACGTCGAAAAATCCGAGCGAGAAGCCTTTTTCCTTGGTGTTTTTCTTGGCGAGCCATGCGTCGGAAATCGTCTTCAGCTCCGCCGCGCGGCCGGGCACCGCCTCTTTATCCACCCACTCGAAGGAAGCGCCCTCTTTTTCCATGCGCCGGAGGGTGTAGCGCATTTCTTTGCGCCCGCCGCCTTCCAGTGAAAACGCGGGAAGGAAAACGCGGCCTTCCTCACCCATCTTGATCAGGGCAAATCCCGCGTCGAGATAAAGCGGCAAATACTGCGGATTCACTTCGTAGAAAACGGGCATGCCGTCGTGACGGTCGACAAGCATGCGGAAAGACGTGATCAGGTCCAGCCAGGCATTGCTGTCACCAATCGGGTCGCCGAGCGACACCCAGCTCTTGCCCTGGACGCCGTACATGATGAACGCCAGGCCGTCCCGGCTGAAAAGAAAATTCTTATCGCCGCTCAGGGCGAGATAAGAGGTGGTATTGGACGAGCGCACAATGATGTCGAGGGCGCGGGAAAGTTCTTCCGGTGAAGGCGGATGCACTTTGATCGTGGTCGTTCGCATGAGATTGGCGGCGGAAAGGATGCCGGCAAAGGCCATGACGCCTACCACGGCGCGCATGGAGCGCGCCGCATCCCCGCGCAGGCTGAAGTGCCACCAGAGGTCGCCTGAATAATTGACGTGCTTGAACGCAAAAAGCCCCAGCCATACGGACACACTGATGACGGTCAGGACCGAAAGAAGCCATGCCGGCGAAAGCGCTTCGCCGAAGAGCGACGCCTTCCGGTAAAAAAAGGGCCGGCTCGGAACGATCAGCAGGAACATGGCAAACAGGATCACGGCTTCTTCATAGTCAAAACCTTTCATCAGGGAAAACACCATGCCGAAGCCCAGAAGGATGAGCGCGAAATAATAAGCCGCATCGAGGCGCCGCTGGATGCCCCGCGCGAGGAATAAAAGCAGGACGCCCGCGAGGCTTCCGAGAAAATGCGAAAGTTCGATGGCCGGAAGAGGCAGGAAGCGCTCCAGCATGGCAAGACGGGAACCGACCGCGGGCGTGGATCCGGAAAGCAGCAGCACCGTGCCTGCAATGAACGTGGTCACAGAAAGCAGCGGCGGCACGAACGGCGTCAGAATCTGATTGAAGGCCGCGCCGGCCTTGGCGTATTTCCGCAGATTCTTGAATTCGAGAACGGCCAGAAACAGCAGCGACACGAAAAGCGGGAGAAGATAATAGATAAGCCGGTAATAAAGAAGGGAAACGAAAAGCTGGTCCGAAGGGACTCGGTCGGAGAGCGCGGCCAGAAGCGTCGCTTCGAAAACACCGAGGCCGCCGGGAACCTGGCTGACCATGCCCAGCAAATGCCCGGTGATGAAAAGCCCCACGAAGAAAAGATAGGACAGCCCATGTCCCTGCGGCAGCAAGACGTAAAGGACGGCCGCGGCCAGCAGCCAATCGGCAAGCGAAAAAAAAGCCTGGCCGAGAGCAAGCCGCCCTTCCGGCAAACGCAGCTCCCAGTCTTTGATCTTAAAGGAGCGGCGAACGAAGCCGCAGGCCAAAAGATAACTCAGGACTGCAGCGAGAAAGGCAATGCCCAGCATGCGCACCATTTCGGGACTCAGAAATTGCAGGCCCGGCAAAAGACGGCCGGGAGCGGTCACGAAAGAAAAACCGAGGAGCGCGATAAGGCCCAGAAAAAAACTCACGCTGTAAAACAGGATAACTTGGGCGGTTTCCAGCGCCGAGAGTCCCCACGTGGAGTACATGCGGTAGCGTACGGCAGCTCCGGAAAGCGCGACCGCGCCGAAATTATTTCCCAGCGCGCTGGCGATAAACGAGGCCGGAAAAATCTTGGCGTACTTCATGGGCTTGCGGATGTAGCGCAGACCCAGCCATTCGTAGGACGTCAGCGCCGCGTAATTGAAGGCCGTAAACAGCGCCGCCGCCAGCAGCGGACGCTTGGGGAAATCGGCAAAGTTATGCGTGACGTCGTTAAAGTGGTGGCCGCCAAGCTCGCGGTAAAGCACCCACAATCCCCCGATAAAAAAAACGAATCCGAGGGAATGAAAAACGCGAAGAAGGAATTTTTTCATAGGATCAGGTTTTTCCCAGCGGCCAGCACATGCCGCTCAGTACGCCGAAAAAGAAAGCAGTCAGATGCGCGAGATCCGCGTGTTTTTTGACCAGCGGATTTTCGCCTGCGGCCGCGGGCCTGCAAAAAACCACGATGAGGCCCGCGAATACAGCCGCAATCGCCGGCCACCGCCAGGCCCCCAGTCCGAGCATCAGAGCGCCCAGACAGCCGAAATACCCTGCGGATGGGCCGACGTCGCGGACAAGTTTGAGCTCCTCGCCAAAGAAATCTGTAAGCGGGCGCAGCGGAAGAAGCATCAGGACAGACAAGAACAGAAGAGTCAGAGTATGGGCACCCCAGAAGGTCAGTACGGCGCGTGCCGTACCGGCCACGCGTTCCAGGCCGCCGACAGCCAGCAGCGTCACGGCCATGGCCAGGACGAGGGATTTCGGGCCATCCGTAAAAAAAGTCGACACGAACATCCGGCCCAGGCGCCCTGCCCCCAAATCGGCCGGGGCATAGCCGATTTTTTCGAGCCAGGGATCGGACAAAACGCCGGTATGCGTGCCGGCCCAGAAACCGGCGGCGGCAACGACTGCGAGTAAGATGAATGTAAACGGGAGCATAATGGAAAACCTTTTCACTAAAATACGGCTTTCCCGAAAATATCATGAGAGGCGGAACAGGGGGAGGCCTAAAGACGTTCTGCGATCAGCGTGTCGTGCGCCAAGCCGACGACGCGGACTTTCACAAAACTCCCAAGCAATTCGCGGGGACCCTCGAATACGACTTTCTTCTCCTGGTGCGACCGCCCGGTCAGCTGGGCGGCATCCTTCGCTCCCGGGGCTTCGGCGAAAACTTCCAATTCACGGCCGAGCCATTGCCGGTTGCTTTCTTCCGTAATTTTTTTCTGCAGCTGCAGAAGTTCCTGGTTGCGGGTTTCCTTGGTTTCGAGCGGGACGTCGTCTTCGAGCTTCGCGGCCGGAGTGCCGGGACGCACGGAATACTTATATATGTAGGCGCCGTCGTAACGGATTTCTTCCAGCGCACGCATCGTGGCTTCGTGGTCCTCCGGCGTTTCACCCGAAAAACCGGCGATGATGTCGGTGGTCACCGAGACATCCGGAATCATGGCGCGCATGGCCCGGATCTTTTCCAGGTACTCCGCATATGTGTGAAGGCGCTTCATGCGCTTCAGCATCCTGTCGGAACCGGATTGAAGCGGAAGATGAAAACGGCGAGACAACTTCGGATTGCGCGCGATGACCCGGTACAGTTCCGGCGTGGCATCGTGCGGATGCGATGTGGTAAAAGAAATCCGCTCGACACCCGGGATCTCGCACAGCATTTCCAGGAGTTCGGGAAATCCCGTCTGCTTGGCGTCCGCGTCTCTCCCGCTGCCCGTGTATGAATTGACGTTCTGCCCGAGAAGCGTGATCCATTTGACGCCCTCGCCCGCGAGACGGCCGGCCTCGCGGTAGACTTCCCGAGCCGGCATGGAAACTTCGCTGCCGCGCGTGATGGGCACGATGCAAAACGTGCAGACCTTGTTGCATCCGGTCATGATGGGCAGCCAGGCGTGATGATGGCCCTGGCGCTGGATTTGGTCCGTATATTCAATGGAAACGCCATCCTGCTTGATCTTGGAAACCTGGCGGCGGGTCCTGCGGACTTCTTCGACCAGCGCGGGAAGGTCCGCGATGTTGCGCGTGCCGACCATGAGGTCGAGCTGGGGAAAACGCCGGAACAATTTCTCTTTGTGCTCTTCCACCATGCAGCCCATGAGGCCGACGATGAGCTCCGGATTCGTTTCCTTGGCCTTGCCGAGCATTCCAAGCCGCCCATAAACGCGGTCTTCCGCGTGCTCGCGCACCGAACACGTGTTCATGAGCACCACGTCCGCCGCAGGAAGCAGCTTGCGGCCGTCCCCGGAGCGTTCCCATTCTTCGGGAATGATCTCGAAGCCCTTCGCGGACAAAAGACCTCCGGCCACTTCGCTGTCATACATGTTCATCTGACAGCCGAACGTCTTGATCGAAACTTTTAACTTCTGCTCGCTCATTGTATCCCTCGATCGCGGACCAGCGTTTCAGAACCGACCTGGTCGGAAGACTGGCTAGCCCACCGCCCGATTAATTCATCGCCCTTAATCTCATAATAAATAACACCGGCACCGATTCCCCATCCCACGAACAGGAAATCACCCCGTAAGAGGCCGACTCCAGTATACACAATATTATTGATGTGCCATGTCAGTCGGTAAATCTGGCCGCTCGGACGGATCTCCACCGTGCCGGAATAAGCGGCTCCTCCATCCTCCCCGGCGGCATCGACGATCTGATAGACGCCATTCAGGCCGGACGGCCCCTCGAGCGATTCCGTGCCCAAGTCGAATTCCGTCGTGTTCGAGATCCAATCACCATAGAGCTTCCCGCCTTCCACTTTATAGATCACAAGGCCGTAGGAATCCGCATCGCTCCAGGCGGCCGCGAGCCCGTTCTGATCATGAAGCCCAATGCCGTGATAGGCGGTTCCGCCGCCTGTATTCCAACCCACGGAAAAAACCTCATCCCCGAGATCTTCAATCTCGACTTCGCCGGAGTATTCAGAGCCCCCCGGGCCCATGCCGTGGCTGATCGAATAGGATCCGGCAGGATTCAACGGTGCTTGGGCATTCGCAGGCGTTTGTTGAAGCGCGCCGAACAGGGCGATTGTGACGCACCCGGCGAAAGTTTTAAAGGGCGGTTTCATGAGTGGGATTTTATATCAAATCGCGGCTTTTGGCATCAGCCTTTTGGAGCTGCGGGAACCCGAGAAATCATTCGTTCGAAGGCGGGATAAGAAGGAATAGACACAGGAAGCCTGACAAAAAGTGCCGCTGCAGGAGCCGAGGCCATGAAGACCCATGCGGCCCCTGCAGCGGCGCAGAAAGCGTAGGTACAGGTCAGTCGACCGCCACTTCCCCGTTTTCACCCGTGCGGATGCGGATCGCGTCATCAATCGTCGTGATGAAGATCTTGCCGTCTCCGACCGAGTTGGTGCTTGCGGTGCGCACGATGGCCTCAACGATTTTTTTCACCTGCGTATCGCGCGCAACGATTTCGATCTTGGTTTTCGGCAGGAGGTCGACTTTGAATTCTCTGCCGCGGAATTGCTCCGTGATCCCGGCCTGCTTGCCGTGCCCGACGATTTCCCACACTTGCATGCCTGGGCAGCTGATGCCGTCAAGCGCCTGCTTCACATCGCCGAGTCTTTCCCTGCGAATGATAGCTTGAATCATCTTCATTTGATTATCTCCCTTTCCCGACACTAGCCGGCTCGTTATAAACGTAATTGCTCTTCGGGCCGGGGCCGTTCTTGCGTGTAGACAGCGGTGTCTCTGAAAACTTGTCCAGCTTCACGCCCACATAACCCGGAACGCCCATTTCGGGAATGTCCAAACCTTCGACTTCGTCATCCGGCCGGACACGCAGCCCGATCGTGACATCGATCGCCTTAAGCACAATGTAGCCGATGACGCCCACGTAAACCACGTTTGCAAGAACGCCGATGCAGGAAGCCACAAACTGACTGGGATCGCCATAAAAAAGTCCGCGAACCGTTCCCGCAACGCCGTTCCAGCCGTCGCCGTACGTTCCGTCGGCGAAAAGGCCCGTGGCCAGAATGCCCCATGCGCCGTTCACGCCATGAACCGCTACGGCGCCGACGGGATCATCGATCTTAAGCACGCCTTCAAAGAAATACACGGCTTCGACGACGAGCAGGCCCGAAACCGCGCCGATGATGCAGGCGTTCACCGAATTCACGAAAGCGCAGGGCGCCGTGATGGCGACAAGGCCCGCGAGCATACCGTTGCACATCATGCTGGGATCCGGCTTCTTGGTGCGGACTAGCCACATCCAAAGCGTTGCGACGAGCGCGCCGGTCATGGAGGCCAGCATCGTGTTCGTAGCCACGACGGAAATACGCAGGTCCGTGCCCGCCAGCGTGGAGCCGGGATTAAATCCGAACCATCCGAAGGCGAGAATGAACGTGCCGACAATGGCCATCGGGATATTATGCCCGGGAATCGCGTTGGGAGTTCCGTCCGCATTGAACTTCCCGATCCTGGGGCCAATGAGTTTCGCGCCCACGAAAGCCAGGACGCCGCCCGTCAAATGCACCACCGAAGAGCCTGCGAAGTCCACATGCCCATGGCCCAGACCGAAATTCTGGCCGAGCATGGCCAGCCAGCCGCCGCCCCAGGTCCAGTTGCCATAAATCGGATAGATGATGCTGCCCACGAAAAGGCCGTACACGACAAACGCCGAAAATTTCCAACGCTCGGCCATGGATCCCGTAGGAATCGTTGCGGTCGTGTCCATGAACACCATCTGGAAAAGGAACATCGCGAAGATCGCGGCGTCATAGGATTGTCCCGTCAGGAAAAAGCCTTTCATGCCGAAAAGGCCGAAACTTTTTCCGAAAAGGTGCAGCGTAAACTCATGGTTCAGGACATCCACGCCTCCCAGCGTGCCAAACGCTCCGATGCCTCCGAACATTAACGCAAACCCGCACACGTAGAAACCCAGCATGCCCAAGGGATAGATCATGAAGTTCATGGACATCGTATGCGCCGCGTTTTTTGCGCGGCAAAGCCCGGTTTCCACCATGGCAAAACCCGCTTGCATGAACATCACGAGAAATCCGGTGATTAGCGTCCATACAAAGTTAATCGAGACCTTGTTATGGCCCACTGCGGTCGCGAGTTCTTGGAGAGTCGGCGCGCCCGCCGTGGCAGCCGTAACGTCAGCAGCAGTTCCGGTCAGTGCGCCGCTCGGATCGGCATCCTTGGCGAAAGCCAGGACCGGCACTATCAGCCCGAAAGCGAATAGCCCTAGGAAAAAAAGACTCACTAATTTCTTTTGCATTTCGTTGGCTCCTTCTGTTTGCGAGACAAATCTGTGAATTTGACGAGGTCTTAATCAAGGTTCATGCCATCGACTTTTTTATTGATGCCATATTGATATCAATGCTTGAAACTTTCTTTTTAGAAGCAATGCTTTTATGTCACGAAAATCGGGCGGGCTTACAAAAATGAAGACAAACACAAAATTGACTGCTTAGGCGGGGACGGAAATGGACGGAGGATCAATACGAAGACGATATCCCACGGCGGGCTCCGTGAGAATATAAATAGGACGCGCCGGGTCGGGCTCGAGTTTCTTGCGCAGGTTATAAATAACGACACGCAAAAGATGGTCCATCCGATGGACACTCTGATCATTATTCCAAACTTGTTTGTAGAGCTGCTCCGTTCTGACGATTTTACCCGCGCTCAAAACCAGGGCCTTCAGCACATCGTATTCCGTCGGCGTGAGATGCTGCGTGCGGTCCCCGACTTTGACGATACGCTGCTCGCCATCGAAAACAAGTTCGCCGGTCTTGAAAATCGGAGTTCCGCCTTTCGGCAGCCAGCGGCGCATGAGCGCTCGAACGCGGGCTAGAAACTCCGAAGGGCTGAAGGGCTTGGTGACATAGTCGTCGGCGCCTGCGTCAAGCGCCGCCACTTTATCCGCTTCGTCTCCGCGGACCGAGAGAATCATGATGGGTGTAGCCGCGCGCTGGCGTATCTCTCTGGCCACCTCGACTCCGCTGATATCGGGCAGTTTCAAATCCAGAATAATCGCATCAGGATGCGCTTTTACCGCGGCTTTCAAAGCCGCGCGGCCGTTAGCCGCTTCAAAGGTGCGGTACCCCTGGGATTGGAGCATTCTTTTGAGAACGCGCCTCAGCGGACGTTCGTCATCCACGATCAAAATACGCACCCCGTCTTTTTTAGGCCTAAGCATGGGGCTTCTCGATGCAAAAAGGCAATTCCACAATCATTTTCGTCCCCTTTTCCGGCAGATTTTCGGCCCAGATTTTTCCTTGGTGCGCCTCAACAATTCCTTGGCAAATCGAGAGGCCGAGACCTGTACCCGGAATTTTCTGCGTTCGTTCACCGCGGTAGAACTTATCAAAGATACGATGCAATTCCCGTTCCGGAATGCCCGGGCCCTCGTCAGAAATTTCAATACGGACGCTTTGCATCGAGGTTTTGATCTCGAGCAAAACCAAAGAACCCCTGGGCGAATACTTCAGGGCATTGTCGATCACATTGACTAAGACTTTCAGCATCAGGTCGTAGTCGACGCAGGCTTCCGGGAGCTCATCCGGAAGAAGGACGCGCACACGATATCCTTCCTCCCCCCGGGATAACTGCTGCAATGCCACTCCGATGAGATCGCTTAAGTCGCATGGTTTCCGGGTCAGCTCTAAAATGCCTCCCTCGACCTTGGTCATGTCCAATAAATTTTCAACGAGCTGACTGAGTCTCCCCGCCTCCGCGTTGGCTGTCGTAATGAGCTGCCGGCGGGAGGATTCATCCAGGTCCATGTTGTGGTGCATCAGATTCCCCAGGGCCGCAGTGATCGAGGACAACGGCGTTTTTAGATCATGAGAGATCGAGTTCAACAAAGTTGAATACAGTTTCTCCTTCTCCCGCAAAAGCTCCATCTGCTGAGTTTTCATGAGGCTGCGTCGGAGGCGCGTCGTCAAAGTGCTGATCGTGATTCCTACAATCAAGAATCCGGCCAGGGTGACGAAATCGTGCTGACTGAATGTGGCGAAGCTGAATTGCGGCGGGATGAAAAGGTAATCAAAAGCCAGCACGCTGGCGATCGAAGAGGCGATTGCGGGGCCACGGCCCCATTTGAGCGCAATAATTACGACCCCTAAGAGATAAAAAATAATGAGGTCGGTTGTGATCAGAAAGGCTTTGGCATAGGCAATCCAACCCGCAAGAAAAGCCGCTGCCACCAACATCAGGCTCAGGATATATGGCATGACGCGATCGGTTTTTTTTCCACCCCACTTCATGGTCATGAGAGCCCCTACGGATCGATAATTGTATCGAACGTCAGGGAAAGAAAATATCAAAATTTGATCAAATCCGCAAAACCCGGCGCAAAATATTAAAAATGGGGATGTTGCTGAGAAGTCCTTTTGCTAAAATGGCCCATCACCGGACCGTGAACTGTCGGTAAACGCACATGCAGAGACAAGACTCGCCGATCAAATATCATTTTATCTGGCACGGTTATGCCCAGAGCCTTCTCATGGTGGTTCTGGTCACGCTTGGCGGGGAACTACTCAAGCGCACGATCGAGCCCATCAACCTTATCATGTTCTATCTTTTGGCCGTGATCGTCGCGGGCATCCGCTGGGGCCACGGCCCCGCTGTCCTGACTTCCGTTCTGAGCGTGCTTGCCTTTGATTTTTTTCTCATCCCTCCCTATCTGACTTTCGGCGTCGAAGATTTCCAGTACGTCTTTACCTTCGCGGGTTTTCTCATTGTAGGTCTGATCACAAGCGAACTGATGACAAAAACAAAGGAGCAGGCGCGCAAAGCGCGGCAATTGGAACTGCTTCGAGCGACAAAAAAACTGCAGACAGCGCTCCTCAATTCAGTCTCGCACGACTTGCGCACGCCGCTGGCTTCGATCATCGGATCCATCAGCATGCTCCTGCAAGACGAGCCTTCCCTCGCCGAAGAAACCATAAAGGGGCTGCTCCGGGACGCCTATGGGGAATCGCTGCGCTTGAATCGCTTGGTCGGGAACCTCCTCGACATGACGCGGCTTGAAGCCGGCGCTCTGAATCTTTCTTTTAAATCCTGCGATTTAAGAGACGTGCTCGGCGTGGCTTTGCAGGAGCTCGCCGACAAATTGGAGCAGCGCCGAATTAAAACCCAGATCCCTCACGACCTCCCGGAAATCAGCGCGGACTTTTCTTTGATCATGAAGGTGCTCGTGAATTTAATCGATAATGCGGCGAAATATTCGTCTGAGGACACACCGATCCGCATTGCCGCCAAAACGCAGGGCGACCGGATTAAAATTGAAATCATGGACGAGGGAATTGGAATTGCCCCCAAAGACTTGAAACCTATCTTCGACAAATTTTACCGCGCTTCCCATCCGTCGACGGTCGAGGGTCTCGGGCTTGGGCTCTCGATAGCGAAAGGAATCGTGGAGGCGCATCATGGCGAAATCTGGGCGGAAAGCGGCGCGGGAAAAGGGACGACATTCGTCGTGCTTTTGCCTTACTCCAAGGAGACCGCATGAAGGAGCAGCACGCCTTGCGCGCGTTGATTGTCGATGACGAGAAGGCCTTGCGCCGTTTTCTCAAGACCGCACTGTCGTCCCACGGCTATCAAGTGTTCGAAGCCGGCAACGGCCTAGAGGCCCTCGAAGAATCCGTATCCTGCCATCCCGACGTCATCATCATCGACCTGGGCCTGCCCGACAAGGACGGCATCGAGGTCACGCGCGAGATCCGCCGGCGCACGAAGACGCCCATCATCATTTTGTCGGTGCGCGACCGCGAAGAGGACAAAATCCAGGCGCTCGACGCGGGCGCGGACGACTACCTCACCAAGCCTTTCAGCGCAGGCGAATTGATGGCGCGTCTGCGGGCCGTCATCCGCCGCCTAGTTCCGCAAAACGAAACCACATTTTTTAAAGCCGGCAAATTAGCGATCGATATCGGCAAGCACACGGTGGAATTAAACGGCCGCGCCCTCCAGCTCTCGCCGACCGAATTCGACATCGTTAAAGTGCTGGTCATGAACGCCGGAAAAGTCGTGACTCAAAAGCAGATCTTGAAAGAAGTCTGGAACAAAACCGAAGAAATGGAAGGGGCTTCCCATCTTCTCCGCGTCACCATCAGCAATCTGCGCAACAAAATCGAGCCCAATCCCGACCGTCCCACCTATCTTCTCACCGAGCCGGGCGTGGGATACCGCCTTCATACCGAAGATTGATTTGAAAGATTTTCCGCTTACCCATTTCCTCTTTTGACTCTCTTTTGACTTGGCCTTCCTTTGCCTCACGGCTATCTTTTGCATAGATCGAACAAGCCGAATCCGGATGACGGATCGGGGGACCCAGAGAAGGCTCCGGAGCTCGATGCTTCGGGGCGATAAGCAGCTCGAAACTTGGTGTTTTTAGCTATCGGGGCGAATCACTGCAAAGTGAAAGGTTTCCACTCGACCTTAGCCCGACAGCTAACCCCGTAGGCGAAACGGAGAGAACTGTGCACCGCATTTTCGAACCGCGCTTTTCAATCCTTTCCGTTTCCCCTGGTTTCACCGCCGAAGCGTTCCGCGCAGACGGGCTTTCAAGGAGGACGCCATGGTTTCACTCATCGTGTTAGGAGGAGCAAAAATGCTGTCGTTTCGAAAGCAAAGGCAGGAAACATCATTAAGGCGCGGGCAGGCCGCCGCGAATCAGAGCTTAGGCCAAGCGGCGTTAAAAATTTCCGACTACCTGACGTCCGAACAGATTTGTTTTTTCCCCGAGGGAACAAACGCGCTCAGGGTATTCTCGGATTTGATAGGCACTCTCTCGATACCAAACCGGGAGTTCGCTTTGGAAGCCGTTCTTCGCAGGGAACAAGTCGGCGGGACGATCGTGGCTCCGGGAATCGCGCTTCCCCATGCTCGGATTGACGGCACGGACCGGTTGCATTCGGCTCTCGCTCTTTGCCCAAGCGGTATCAAGCTCAG is drawn from Verrucomicrobiia bacterium and contains these coding sequences:
- a CDS encoding ATP-binding protein; this encodes MTMKWGGKKTDRVMPYILSLMLVAAAFLAGWIAYAKAFLITTDLIIFYLLGVVIIALKWGRGPAIASSIASVLAFDYLFIPPQFSFATFSQHDFVTLAGFLIVGITISTLTTRLRRSLMKTQQMELLREKEKLYSTLLNSISHDLKTPLSSITAALGNLMHHNMDLDESSRRQLITTANAEAGRLSQLVENLLDMTKVEGGILELTRKPCDLSDLIGVALQQLSRGEEGYRVRVLLPDELPEACVDYDLMLKVLVNVIDNALKYSPRGSLVLLEIKTSMQSVRIEISDEGPGIPERELHRIFDKFYRGERTQKIPGTGLGLSICQGIVEAHQGKIWAENLPEKGTKMIVELPFCIEKPHA
- a CDS encoding DUF4118 domain-containing protein, with amino-acid sequence MQRQDSPIKYHFIWHGYAQSLLMVVLVTLGGELLKRTIEPINLIMFYLLAVIVAGIRWGHGPAVLTSVLSVLAFDFFLIPPYLTFGVEDFQYVFTFAGFLIVGLITSELMTKTKEQARKARQLELLRATKKLQTALLNSVSHDLRTPLASIIGSISMLLQDEPSLAEETIKGLLRDAYGESLRLNRLVGNLLDMTRLEAGALNLSFKSCDLRDVLGVALQELADKLEQRRIKTQIPHDLPEISADFSLIMKVLVNLIDNAAKYSSEDTPIRIAAKTQGDRIKIEIMDEGIGIAPKDLKPIFDKFYRASHPSTVEGLGLGLSIAKGIVEAHHGEIWAESGAGKGTTFVVLLPYSKETA
- a CDS encoding response regulator transcription factor, which translates into the protein MKEQHALRALIVDDEKALRRFLKTALSSHGYQVFEAGNGLEALEESVSCHPDVIIIDLGLPDKDGIEVTREIRRRTKTPIIILSVRDREEDKIQALDAGADDYLTKPFSAGELMARLRAVIRRLVPQNETTFFKAGKLAIDIGKHTVELNGRALQLSPTEFDIVKVLVMNAGKVVTQKQILKEVWNKTEEMEGASHLLRVTISNLRNKIEPNPDRPTYLLTEPGVGYRLHTED
- a CDS encoding PTS sugar transporter subunit IIA, whose amino-acid sequence is MVSLIVLGGAKMLSFRKQRQETSLRRGQAAANQSLGQAALKISDYLTSEQICFFPEGTNALRVFSDLIGTLSIPNREFALEAVLRREQVGGTIVAPGIALPHARIDGTDRLHSALALCPSGIKLSEDEPAIRLLLLFVSPFTELKNHLRFLAAAAALFQDEMLCGDMIALKSSDAILEKLKHKEMKTHAEHSTK